DNA from Solanum stenotomum isolate F172 chromosome 3, ASM1918654v1, whole genome shotgun sequence:
TTGTAGGTTTTGTAAGAAAGTTTTGAGGTGTGCTCAAGCCTTAGGTGGTCACATGAACATCCATAGAAGGGATAGAGCCAAAGCAATTAACAAAGAATCAGTAGTAGCTCATTCTCAAAGCCAAAGCAAGAGTATTCTTCCTACATATATGGAACCTCAACAGTACCAGTCGATAATTCGCCATACGAAAGacgattttaatttgttggatGAGGAGTCAAGTTTGTCAGTAGGTATACCATCAAAGAGACAAAAGAGCAGTACCATTGTGTGTTATAATTTCATGGAGGACATTGATCTTGAGCTCAGGCTGGGCGATACATCAGCTATCCACTGAAAGTGCTTCTTGTCCTCTTCGCCTAAGTCCGCTTCCAACACGCCCATAAACGATATATGTAGTATAGTATTTTACTGCAAATTACAAGTCTGTAGGTTCCGTGCATTTTGTTATTTTGCTAGCTAGATATGTTGCACAACTTTAAGATCTGGATTTGGAATTAGAATGGTGgatgtgaaaataaaaaagataaaggtTAGATTAGGTGAGGCATATATTATATTGACCCGTTATTTGATCTATCTTTATCAAACTCATTTATATTCAAGTAAACTTTAAATGACTACGAGTTCAATTCATTAgttaatttgaataattttaattaattcaaatttaatccaACTTGTCTATTTATAGCAAATAGCAACAAGTCCCAAAACAGCACAAGCTACGTGCTTTTATATACTAGATCTATTTACAAGATTTAGCTTTgggaaaaaaggacaaatacattctcaaactatcgtaaatggtatgcagataccctccgtcatatttttgggatattggtgcctctgccgtccaaaaactagagcatatatgttCTAGTTATTAGAcgacaggggcaccaatgtccctaAAGTATGatggagggtatctgcataccatttacgatagttcagggtatatttgtcttttctCCCCTTAGCTTTTAGTCTGAGTTGTAGTACTTAAACAAccaatttgtttttatttaacaattttAACTTAATAATCCTTCcgtccaaaaaatatatcatgttgtacgaaaataataattatgcaTTTGAATTTTATGTGAATTCGAATATCGCTTTTCTTATattgtttaaaaataataatttatatataagtattgaGGATAACAAACGTTTACacttaaaactatttaaaataattttaaaaaatcaattaaaaaaaggtAGAATATACCNCCAAAAACTACAGCATATATGTTCAAGTTATTAGAcgacaggggcaccaatgtccctaAAGTATGATGGaggatatctgcataccatttacgatagtttggggtttggggtatatttgtcttttctCCCTTTAGCTTTTAGTCTGAGTTTTAGTACTTAAACAaccaatttgtttttctttaacaaTTTTAACTTCATAATCCTTCCGTCCAAAAAACATATCATGTTGTacgaaaataataattatgcaTTTGAATTTTATGTGAATTCGAACATCGCTTTTCTTATattgtttaaaaataataatttatatataagtattgaGGATAACAAACGTTTACacttaaaactatttaaaataattttaaaaaattaattaaaaaagggtaaaatataCCATGGGTGAAAAAATAAGGTGCACAATATTAGCCTAGaacaattaaaattcaaattagtggATTTAGCAAGCCATAAAGACCGCATTAcccaacaaaaccacattaaaTAATACTCCTTACACGTTGTTGTAACATAGAAAGTGGAAACCAACCTTATCCGTTGCTATATTATAAGAACCTATTTTTTGGTCTTTCCTATAAAAATCTCAAACACAAGATTCCAATCCATCAAAAAGCTTTAACAGAATTTGGATTTTGGAAGTTCCTATTAAGTGTCATGGCTGAAATAGCAATGTTGGTTGCAGAAGAATATGAAAGGAGGGTTAATAATTCAAGGAAATATTATGGTGTTGCTgctggagaagaagaagaaattgaaatgctctcttatttctcaactttggTTAAGAATATTTATGAATCTCCTTCTTCGAGAATAGCAATGAGATTAAGTAAAATCAAGATTAATGAGAAGATGATCCATACGAGAGTTTTTCAGCCTCAAAGTGATGTTAGTCTTGCAGCTAGTAATGGTGTCTTTTCCGCTTGAAAACAAGCAGAGGttctctgttttttttcttcttcttttatatttgcatatataattttgaagattttaaattttttcatgaaTACTCTATTCCATTTGTTATTAGGTAAAATTTGTATATTGGTGAAACTGTGGTACTTTTTTTCCCCACTTGGCGTATCTATACCCCGTGTTCAAGCTCGTAATTTGAATTTGCCTTGAAAATttccgggggggggggggggggggggggggggggggggggggggggggggggggggactgGGTAGGAGGTGCGTGAGGGGTGGTCAAGGTAGGGTGaaataatgaaattttgaaattgaaaatattttttaaaaacaaacttaaattattttttttttggggggggggggggggggggggggggggggggggggggtgatgTAGAGGTGTTTATTGGTCGTTCAATTCAATATGGTGTATTACTGATTCGcttttatcttttttcaatttgtaaCATTTTAGAcggaaaacaaaatcaataagatattcGTATTGGTTTTAACTAACCGCTTTCTTGTCCTTAACGTTGGTTTTCGTTAAAATCGGTAAGAAAATTGTAACGACCCGATTCGTCATTACTAAAGAGCATCTCGTGCGGATTCTCAAAGGTATGATAGTGTGGTGCAAGAACTTCTAAAATTTGAACACGACGAATTttgacttaaattaattttctggACAGGGAAGACATCCGTTCACCATAGCAGAAGGTCTCTCACTATCGCAACGCTGCTATAGCGGTCTGAGGTCCCTCTATAGCAATGTTAGaacaaaaattctcaagaaactgatttgaagaataaaaatagagtgAACTTATAAAATTCCAGCTATGTATTAATTTGCATAAGATCTGAATTTATATAAGGAAAAACCTAACCATTTCCTATCTAGTGGCCACTTACAAAGTGGATGTTAAAACTAGCTAAATAAGAATATGTGCCACTAACAACCATAGAAGGGGCCACTAACAGCCATTAAAGGGGCCACTAACTTCAGAAAGTTGAGCAACTAAAGTTGACTAAGTCTAGCTAGAAAATAGGAAGCACTAAACTGAAATAAgtaaaaaacagtaaaaataatAAGCTGGAAAAATGCCAATTGTCTAACACTCCTCCTTGGCATTTTTGTGGCAAACACCAATTCGTTGCCACAGATCTTCAAACCTTTCCTTTGGCAATGACTTAGTGAAAATGTCAGCTAGCTGGTTCTCAGATGAACAATGAATAAGCAACACTTCATTAGATTGTTGGACTTCTCTAATAAACTGAAACTTGATCTTGATATGCTTAGTTCGAccatgaaacactggattttTTGAGATGGGAATTGTTGAACTATTGTCACACATGATCTTGGTAGCTTCTGTTTGTTTATGGCCCAAGTCCTTCGACATCTTCCTTAGCCAAATAGCTTGATTCACGGTAGATACAACAACTATGTACTCAAGCTTCTGTTGTTGATTGAGCTGTAGTCTCTTGTTTCCTAGAGCTCCAACTAAAACAACTTGTCCCGATGCTTCTGGAATCATCAACTCCGCCACCCCAATCACTATCAAAGTACCCGATCAGGTTCATAGTTANCTCTAGTTCTTGATCATTAACATTGAGATTTCTTATTGGAGTAATTTGGTGTTAATTGTAAGATTATGTGCGTATGATATTGCTAGGTCATAGCCATTTCTGGAACTTAGCTTGTAGTAACTAAGGGAAACTAAATAAACGAAAAAAGTATCGATCCATGGGACTAAGGAGATATCTTCCTAGGGAATGAATATGTGCTCATAATGAAGTCTACTATTTTGGGTTGTTGACATATAGGTTTATATATGTAAGTGACGGTTATATGTTTCGATTATGTGTGTATGTATGGCTATTGCTTTGTAGTAACATTTTTGCAATGCGTAGTAGGAAAGCATATGAAAATGAACTTGTAATTGTAACTTGTGGGTCCAAGTGGTCTTGTTCATTGTTCTATGCAATTATGCATGCTTGTTGTGCATGTGATTATGCATGCTTGTTGTGCTGATTGATTGGCTCGGATGTCACATCGATACATCATACTGTTGGTTGGCTCAAATATCACGTCTAGTATGATTATATACGATTGACTCGAATACCACGCTTGATATGCTACTATAGTTTGATTTGGATTCCGTGAAAGGACTAGTTAAGTGATTGTAGTTCCATAAGAGGACCCAATATTTACATTGATTCACAAGTAATCTACAACCAAACCAACACTCAGCAAATGTAATCATATATACATTTATGTGAATATAAGTTGTACTCTTTTCTAATATATCTATTCTATCAACATTATACCTTCACTAGCATGTCAATCAATAAGTATGGAGCAATCAATCACCAATCACCAATCACCAATCAATATCTATCATTAACACACTTGTCATAGATACTTTAAGTcaataaaatcatgaaaatcataGCCATCTCGGTCTTATAGCTGTATAATCTCTGCAATTTTGACAGTCATCTCTCTACTCTCTAAAAAATCATAAGTCTCACACTCATCTATACACACAGTAATAAAGGATCTTAATATTATCCATCTAACCATGACTTGTTGGGGACTCTATGTGTTCATGTATCGTATCAACATGGTATCTGATTCCATGCTAGAAGGAAAAATTGATAGATCTAGAATaaaaattcatgcataattATACTTTTCCACATACGTCCCCATCAGATAAAAGCTCCAGGGTTCGAATCGATCAATTCTCGTGATATCATACCCTTCGATTCTAAGAGAAAATTGAATTTACAGAtggaaaatatgaaagaaaaatacttaCCTCAAGAGAAAAAAAGCCACAAGGCTTGGAAAAGTCGTCATTGGTTCACTGATGgaatattttgagttttgaccaAGATCAAATGAGAACTGACTTAAAACACGAATTACTTTCATGAGACCTTTGCTATATTGTCGACATGTTGCAACAGTAATATGTGTCAACATGTTGCAAAAGTAACTGACCAGAACACTCGGATTAAGAAGCATTGAGAAACATCTCTGGAATATGGCTAGAGGATGAAACTCAAATTCCGAAATCAACATGGCTGATATCAACGACATATAACTTGTTTAGGTCCAGACGTATAATTCCAAATGCAAAGACACAATCAAACATGATGGAGATAAAATACGCTCGACAATCCACAAATTACGAATAAAGTTGTTACTTTCGTCGATGGGTACACAATTACAGAGTTAGTGACCTACCAGAAGACCAGCAGAGGGGTGAACCCTATGAAAGTTGTTCCCTGTCTAGCACCTCGATCTCTATAAATAATAGCTTACTAGTTATATGTATTAGATTTAGGGGTTTCCATGATTTTGACTCGCACATTATCTGATCACATTGTGCTCAGGCCCAATTTCCAATATCTAATACATTGCTGATTGcttacttattttattgtttttatacTCATTTATCATTCTCTTGCAATGATCCTTTATTTTAATATCTCGCATGCCATAAaccattttgataaatttaagaataatattttacGGGTAAACAAGCACTCTTAATGTAATTTATCCTATGATGTCATAAGTATAATTTTGTTTATCGTCTATAAAATTGTATTTCCAAAGTAGCCATTCGGGAAAAAGTTGTGCGTAATGGAAGGGTTCCAGTACACAATATTGGGGCCGGTGGAATCCATACTCCGAAATTGTTGAGAAGATAGCCGCAACGTACGCTCGCTTATCTTTCTTCCGTTTTGTTCAATTTGACcaagttaaattataatttattactttACAATTAGCATGAACACTTTATATGAAATTTGCTACTCACTATGTTGGATTTTGACTTATTCTTAAGGtttgatagattaattttatttatttatttcatagatgattaaaatatattttgcacaTAGTCTTATAGAAAAcattaaatcataatataacttttaagttttttttttaaaaaaaataaaataaaattcgaAGTTGATAAAAACAAAATGATGTCGAATATTTAGGTACATTGGGTCCACTTATGTACATTATATATCATTCTCACTTTCATTTCCCAGAACTAAATTTTTATCttcacattcatttcatttgatTTCTGTCGTAACTTTCACAACAAGTAATAGCATGGCAAGATTGGTGGCATTTTTCGCTATTTGTTTGCTCTCTACATCAATTGCTTCTGCCGGCAATCCTTTACTTGTCGAGGGAAAAGTTTACTGTGATACTTGCCGCTGCGGTTTTGAGACCCCTGCCACCACGTACCTCCCCGGTAACTGCACTCCttatattattttagtaaaGTGATTCAGAATTTTGGTTCCCATGTGTTCGATGAAATGATTGAGAGGAGATTACAATTAccttatattaattgtttttttcttgttttatggGCAGACGCAAAGGTTAAAATTGAGTGCAAGAGCAGGATCACGGAAGAACCCACCTACACTGTTGAAGGTGTTACTAACTCTCAAGGAGAATACAGTATCTTGGTTAAAAGTGACCGTGGTGACGATGTGTGCGATGTCGTCCTGATTAAGAGCCCCGATCCCACCTGTGCCAAGCCCAGCGCCGGTCGTGATCGTTCCCGTGTCACTCTCACCCGCAACAATGGCATGATTTCCGACGTCTATTTTGCCAACGCGATGGGTTTCATCCGTGATGAGCCTCTTGCTAGCTGCGATGAGATCCTTCGTCAATACCAAGTGCCGGATGAACaagtttaaataatttaaacatTATGATGTCTTATgccttattttaatttagtggCTCATTAAATTTGTTAGTACTACGTGATTATATCTGGaatctctttcattttttcgagacctagttatcttatatttattctattttaatatttgataaaaaaacaaAGGAGTGATGTTGGTTCTATGCTCTCGGATGATTTGTTTAAACATTTCTCCCAATGGATTGTTTTTGAAGTGCTTTCTATGGGCTTTGTTTTCGAGGTAGGGTGCgg
Protein-coding regions in this window:
- the LOC125859483 gene encoding protein DOWNSTREAM OF FLC-like, which codes for MARLVAFFAICLLSTSIASAGNPLLVEGKVYCDTCRCGFETPATTYLPDAKVKIECKSRITEEPTYTVEGVTNSQGEYSILVKSDRGDDVCDVVLIKSPDPTCAKPSAGRDRSRVTLTRNNGMISDVYFANAMGFIRDEPLASCDEILRQYQVPDEQV